In the genome of Candoia aspera isolate rCanAsp1 chromosome 1, rCanAsp1.hap2, whole genome shotgun sequence, one region contains:
- the CCDC92B gene encoding coiled-coil domain-containing 92B, with the protein METLSLEHQIQSVQRHIAFLKKEQMKLLHDLHLEILRLQKYCTELTHDLEVKELEASQQDIIDQELEEKCKIMETQLKEKEKDNLELHKELRHKESLVAALRSNLRNKERKFLEELKRRSHRVTVLNTELQKQTEAAAYLSLQLHSTKQKLHSSRQRSTPLPERPPVKTSIPQPSAEARPKKRTQKSHARRQVSSTFHCKGTFKDIVARERLSSFEEVEPMPDPALFLYTKRYHPPFRHQKSEHSTSGLPTKEGPGQGDPKGNWKKSFQQLPEEPTGAERNIRTLGQRQPSSKEEPQERNSTSAHPSKDTE; encoded by the exons ATGGAGACTTTGTCCCTGGAGCATCAGATTCAAAGTGTGCAAAGACACATCGCCTTCCTCAAAAAGGAGCAGATGAAACTCCTCCATGATTTGCATCTGGAGATCCTACGCTTACAAAAATACTGCACAG AGCTGACCCATGATCTTGAAGTGAAGGAATTGGAAGCCAGCCAGCAAG ATATAATAGACCAGGAATTGGAAGAAAAGTGCAAGATCATGGAAACCCagttgaaagagaaagagaaggacaaTCTAGAATTGCACAAGGAGCTGAGGCATAAAGAGAGCTTGGTAGCAGCCCTCCGATCCAACTTGAGGAACAAAGAGAGGAAGTTCTTAGAAGAGCTCAAGAGGAGAAGCCACCGAGTTACCGTCCTCAACACAGAGCTGCAGAAGCAGACTGAGGCCGCAGCTTACCTCTCCCTCCAGCTTCATTCAACCAAACAAAAACTTCACAGTTCCCGGCAGAGGAGCACGCCCCTGCCTGAGAGACCCCCGGTGAAAACGTCCATCCCTCAACCCAGCGCTGAGGCTAGGCCCAAAAAACGGACTCAGAAGTCCCACGCCCGTCGGCAGGTGAGCAGCACTTTCCACTGCAAAGGTACCTTCAAGGACATTGTGGCTCGTGAGAGGCTAAGCAGTTTTGAAGAAGTCGAACCCATGCCCGACCCAGCTCTTTTTTTATACACCAAACGATACCACCCTCCGTTCCGTCATCAGAAATCAGAGCATAGCACATCAGGTTTGCCCACCAAGGAAGGCCCTGGGCAGGGTGACCCAAAGGGCAATTGGAAAAAATCTTTTCAGCAGCTCCCTGAAGAACCTACAGGAGCTGAGAGAAACATCAGAACTTTGGGTCAACGTCAGCCATCTTCCAAAGAGGAACCACAGGAGCGAAATAGCACTAGTGCTCACCCTTCAAAAGACACTGAATAA